One Apodemus sylvaticus chromosome 16, mApoSyl1.1, whole genome shotgun sequence genomic region harbors:
- the Gpr150 gene encoding probable G-protein coupled receptor 150 — MEDPFSPSTLSLSPNLSVPIRPSWGLNLTSGQGASIPGPQPPPSGPASHRIHLVFLGIILVAAVAGNTTVLCRLCSGSSRHWPGPKRRKMDFLLVQLAAADLYASGGTALSQLAWELLGDPRPALGDLACRLSQLLRASGRGASAHLVVLIALERQLAVRGPQGPQLPARALAALSWLLALLLALPPTFVVRWDAAPSSTVSFWPGEHRCGSIFALLPRWHLKIYALYESIVGFAVPVAILGVSCGHLLCVWWQRGSQAPVTGMPWSPSMARASLPRALPRAKVQSLKMSLALALLFVGCDLPYFATRLAAAWSSGPTGDWEGESLVAAMRVVEVANSAINPLVYLFFQAGDCRLWWLLRRHLGVLCCVREEEADISIGAGDHQALQRHRWPHPHYHHARREERDQGCLRPPPPRPRPLPCSCESVF, encoded by the coding sequence ATGGAAGATCCCTTCAGCCCCTCAACTCTATCTCTGTCACCCAACCTCTCCGTACCCATTCGGCCAAGCTGGGGTCTCAACCTGACTTCTGGGCAGGGAGCCTCTATCCCGGGACCGCAGCCGCCTCCAAGCGGGCCAGCTAGCCACCGGATCCATCTGGTTTTCTTGGGGATCATCCTGGTGGCCGCGGTAGCTGGCAACACCACGGTGCTCTGCCGCCTGTGCAGCGGTAGCAGCAGGCACTGGCCGGGTCCCAAGCGTCGCAAGATGGACTTCCTGCTAGTGCAGCTAGCAGCGGCTGACCTGTATGCGAGTGGAGGCACCGCACTATCGCAGCTGGCTTGGGAGCTGCTGGGCGACCCGCGACCGGCTCTGGGCGACTTGGCTTGCCGCCTTTCCCAGCTGCTGCGGGCATCGGGGCGGGGCGCCTCCGCCCACCTGGTGGTGCTCATTGCCTTGGAGCGCCAGCTCGCTGTGCGCGGTCCTCAGGGGCCGCAGCTGCCAGCACGCGCCCTGGCTGCCCTGAGCTGGCTGCTGGCTCTGTTGCTGGCGCTGCCACCGACCTTCGTGGTGCGCTGGGACGCTGCTCCATCTTCAACCGTCAGCTTCTGGCCGGGGGAGCATCGCTGCGGGAGCATCTTCGCGCTCCTACCGCGCTGGCACCTGAAGATCTACGCGCTCTATGAGTCTATCGTGGGCTTCGCCGTGCCGGTCGCTATCTTGGGTGTCTCTTGCGGCCACCTGCTGTGTGTCTGGTGGCAACGTGGGTCTCAGGCTCCAGTGACTGGGATGCCCTGGTCACCTAGTATGGCCCGAGCCTCCTTGCCCAGAGCGCTGCCCCGAGCCAAGGTGCAAAGCTTGAAAATGAGCTTGGCGCTGGCACTGCTCTTCGTGGGCTGCGATCTTCCCTACTTCGCCACTCGCTTGGCAGCCGCCTGGTCATCGGGGCCCACGGGTGACTGGGAGGGAGAGAGCCTGGTGGCGGCAATGCGCGTCGTAGAGGTGGCCAACAGCGCCATCAACCCTTTGGTCTACCTTTTCTTCCAGGCGGGCGACTGCCGTCTCTGGTGGCTGCTGCGGAGGCACCTAGGAGTTCTGTGCTGTGTGCGGGAGGAAGAAGCTGATATCAGCATAGGGGCTGGAGACCACCAGGCACTCCAGCGCCATCGCTGGCCCCACCCTCATTATCACCACGCCCGGCGGGAGGAGCGGGACCAGGGCTGCCTGCGCCCACCTCCGCCACGCCCCAGACCGCTGCCCTGCTCCTGTGAAAGTGTCTTCTAG